In one Sphingobacterium daejeonense genomic region, the following are encoded:
- a CDS encoding glutamate racemase, translated as MKHLTLTYGLAISSLFLGISQSATGQTALQIENVILNDQKNFYFIDFENYPKSLNNLPIGVFDSGTGGLTVLDALVNFDEYDNESKVLKKDGVLDFSKENFIYLADQANMPYGNYHAVNKDDLLKEHIIKDFQFLLSDKYYLHNNDQNYQTNKDKVKAIVIACNTATAYGYSDAEAFMKKTKLDIPVIGVINAAARGTLANFGKEESGAIAVFATVGTIASKGYERTLREQINTLGLKGDIQIFNQGGHGVAEAVDGEPDFIKAEAKHPRSNYRGPSLDNKDYKIDRTLLDIYNFNFDKNQMLCDGKDVEDCSQLQINSSENYIRFHLVSLLEQMRKSENAQPLKSLILGCTHYPYLIKEINEVLLELKNYKGNDGDFKYRSLISEKVHIVDPSIFVARELHQALAQKELFNSNGNMLENSEFYISVPNTENKNVKLEGEELRFSYDYKYGRNENEIQEYVKVVPFDRKNVSDLTLERFRSIIPNTYELIRSFSQHSLKLKEYPQEIRIK; from the coding sequence ATGAAACACCTAACACTTACATATGGCTTAGCCATTAGCTCTCTATTTTTAGGAATTTCGCAATCCGCAACTGGCCAAACTGCATTGCAGATTGAAAATGTAATATTAAATGATCAAAAGAATTTCTATTTCATTGATTTTGAAAATTATCCTAAATCATTGAATAATCTGCCAATAGGTGTCTTTGATTCTGGCACTGGAGGTTTAACTGTCTTGGATGCTCTTGTAAATTTTGATGAGTATGATAATGAATCCAAAGTATTAAAAAAGGATGGGGTGCTGGATTTTAGCAAAGAAAACTTTATTTATTTGGCCGACCAGGCCAATATGCCTTATGGGAATTATCATGCTGTAAATAAGGATGATCTTTTAAAGGAACATATTATTAAAGATTTTCAATTCTTGTTATCCGATAAGTATTACCTTCATAATAATGACCAAAATTACCAAACGAATAAGGATAAAGTAAAGGCAATTGTAATAGCATGTAATACTGCAACTGCTTACGGTTATAGTGATGCTGAGGCATTTATGAAGAAAACAAAATTGGACATTCCAGTTATTGGTGTGATTAACGCTGCTGCTAGGGGGACACTTGCAAATTTTGGAAAGGAGGAATCTGGGGCAATCGCAGTTTTTGCAACAGTAGGAACTATAGCATCAAAAGGATATGAAAGAACCCTTAGAGAGCAGATCAACACATTAGGATTAAAAGGAGATATTCAGATTTTTAATCAAGGTGGACATGGAGTTGCTGAAGCTGTGGACGGAGAACCTGATTTTATTAAAGCGGAGGCAAAACATCCGCGTTCCAATTATAGGGGGCCATCTCTTGATAATAAAGATTATAAAATTGATAGAACACTCCTAGATATCTACAATTTTAATTTTGATAAAAATCAAATGCTTTGTGACGGTAAGGATGTTGAAGATTGCAGCCAATTGCAAATTAATTCTTCAGAAAATTACATCCGATTCCATTTAGTAAGCCTTTTAGAGCAGATGCGGAAATCAGAAAATGCGCAACCATTGAAATCGTTAATTTTAGGTTGTACTCATTATCCATATTTAATAAAAGAGATAAATGAAGTTTTGTTGGAACTGAAGAATTATAAGGGAAATGATGGTGATTTTAAATATCGATCACTTATTTCTGAAAAGGTACATATTGTTGATCCCTCTATTTTTGTTGCCCGAGAGTTGCATCAGGCTTTAGCTCAAAAGGAATTATTCAATAGTAACGGCAATATGTTGGAGAACTCGGAATTTTATATTTCTGTGCCCAATACAGAAAACAAAAATGTCAAATTAGAAGGAGAGGAGTTAAGATTTAGCTATGATTATAAATATGGAAGGAATGAAAACGAAATACAAGAGTATGTTAAGGTAGTTCCTTTTGATAGAAAGAATGTTTCAGATTTAACATTGGAAAGATTTAGGTCTATAATACCGAATACCTATGAACTAATTAGGAGTTTTTCACAACACAGTCTCAAGTTGAAAGAATATCCACAAGAAATAAGGATTAAATAA
- a CDS encoding HPP family protein, producing MYRETLVDFREHFWSFLGAFIGIGLIAYIQSLQFPPLENVFLIGSFGASAVLVYGAIQSPLAQPRNLIGGHVVSAIVGVTVAKVMPDVIWLTAPLAVATSIVAMQITRSLHPPGGATALIAVSGGTKIAELGYLYVITPVFSGALILLLVALIFNNITKKRHYPVKYSRLRRSRRRQLKQRFERF from the coding sequence ATGTATCGAGAAACTCTGGTTGACTTTCGTGAGCATTTCTGGTCTTTTCTAGGTGCATTTATCGGGATTGGACTTATCGCATACATACAGTCACTCCAATTTCCTCCTTTAGAAAATGTTTTTCTTATTGGTTCCTTCGGGGCTTCTGCTGTATTGGTGTATGGCGCTATCCAAAGCCCATTAGCGCAGCCTAGAAATTTAATAGGTGGTCATGTGGTCTCTGCAATTGTAGGAGTAACGGTCGCCAAAGTGATGCCTGATGTAATTTGGTTGACAGCGCCATTAGCAGTGGCTACTTCAATAGTTGCTATGCAAATCACCAGAAGCTTGCATCCACCAGGTGGTGCTACAGCTTTAATAGCTGTGAGTGGTGGAACAAAAATTGCCGAATTAGGATACTTGTATGTAATAACTCCTGTTTTTTCTGGAGCTCTAATTTTACTGTTGGTTGCGCTTATATTCAATAATATTACCAAAAAGAGGCATTATCCAGTTAAATATTCTCGGTTGAGACGCTCCCGACGAAGACAACTCAAACAAAGATTTGAAAGATTTTAG